One genomic region from Tachysurus vachellii isolate PV-2020 chromosome 22, HZAU_Pvac_v1, whole genome shotgun sequence encodes:
- the LOC132837949 gene encoding uncharacterized protein LOC132837949 isoform X3 has product MELLVLLIFFHLILDINSQYRPQPQLSVSPEVITLRGSVQLHCHVPDHLKVYQCFFYPETQNTNIKLSPSCQLSVTGSELIRWTGHRSPEALRIICYYTVDKSVHVPSPHSLPAPVTVMYQKPRLSVGYDDQTDDIIFSCEIPESESVAADVSCNLYTGENPQPYLKILSNEKKPSKKLVCIFTAQRNDVFNVLQSVKSSEVSCDYSLISDSTARSLMSDKYNLIPFFPTPTQTSTTETSTAGLFSTLTQTSTTETSTGLFPAPTQTSTTETFTTGSSENLQVSSLWTIGAVCVLVSGALLTGFSIFIFLRTDRRGRPW; this is encoded by the exons ATGGAGCTGCTCGTCCTCCTGATCTTCTTCCATCTGATTCTGGACATTAACTCTCAAT atcgtCCTCAGCCCcagctctctgtgtctcctgaAGTTATCACACTGAGAGGATCAGTGCAGCTTCACTGTCATGTTCCAGACCATCTTAAAGTGTATCAGTGTTTTTTCTACCcagagacacaaaacacaaatataaaactCTCTCCATCGTGTCAGCTCTCAGTCACTGGTTCTGAACTGATCAGATGGACAGGACACAGATCTCCTGAAGCACTTCGTATTATTTGTTACTACACTGTGGATAAATCAGTTCATGTTCCTtctcctcactctctcccaGCTCCAGTCACAGTGATGT ATCAGAAACCGAGACTAAGCGTCGGTTATGATGATCAGACTGATGACATCATATTTTCATGTGAAATaccagagtcagagtcagtagCTGCTGATGTTAGCTGTAATCTCTACACTGGAGAAAATCCTCAGCCTTATCTAAAGATCCTAAGCAATGAAAAGAAACCATCTAAGAAGTTGGTTTGTATttttacagcacagagaaatgatgtgtttaatgtTCTGCAGTCAGTAAAGAGCAGTGAAGTGAGCTGTGATTATTCACTGATCTCTGACTCGACTGCTCGCTCTCTAATGAGTGATAAATACAATCTGATAC cttttttccCTACACCGACACAGACGTctacaactgaaacatctaCTGCAG GTTTATTTTCTACACTGACACAGACGTctacaactgaaacatctaCAG GTTTATTTCCTGCACCGACACAGACGTCTACAACTGAAACCTTCACTACAG GATCTTCTGAGAACCTGCAGGTTTCATCCCTCTGGACGAttggagcagtgtgtgtgcttgtgtctggaGCTTTACTGACTGGATTCAGTATCTTCATCTTCCTCA GGACCGACAGAAGAGGAAG ACCCTGGTGA
- the LOC132837949 gene encoding mucin-2-like isoform X1, which translates to MELLVLLIFFHLILDINSQYRPQPQLSVSPEVITLRGSVQLHCHVPDHLKVYQCFFYPETQNTNIKLSPSCQLSVTGSELIRWTGHRSPEALRIICYYTVDKSVHVPSPHSLPAPVTVMYQKPRLSVGYDDQTDDIIFSCEIPESESVAADVSCNLYTGENPQPYLKILSNEKKPSKKLVCIFTAQRNDVFNVLQSVKSSEVSCDYSLISDSTARSLMSDKYNLIPFFPTPTQTSTTETSTAGLFSTLTQTSTTETSTGLFPAPTQTSTTETFTTVSTTDLITTKHITTHLHPVPTTPSTPTETSTAILYTHLIRAMTGSSENLQVSSLWTIGAVCVLVSGALLTGFSIFIFLRTDRRGRPW; encoded by the exons ATGGAGCTGCTCGTCCTCCTGATCTTCTTCCATCTGATTCTGGACATTAACTCTCAAT atcgtCCTCAGCCCcagctctctgtgtctcctgaAGTTATCACACTGAGAGGATCAGTGCAGCTTCACTGTCATGTTCCAGACCATCTTAAAGTGTATCAGTGTTTTTTCTACCcagagacacaaaacacaaatataaaactCTCTCCATCGTGTCAGCTCTCAGTCACTGGTTCTGAACTGATCAGATGGACAGGACACAGATCTCCTGAAGCACTTCGTATTATTTGTTACTACACTGTGGATAAATCAGTTCATGTTCCTtctcctcactctctcccaGCTCCAGTCACAGTGATGT ATCAGAAACCGAGACTAAGCGTCGGTTATGATGATCAGACTGATGACATCATATTTTCATGTGAAATaccagagtcagagtcagtagCTGCTGATGTTAGCTGTAATCTCTACACTGGAGAAAATCCTCAGCCTTATCTAAAGATCCTAAGCAATGAAAAGAAACCATCTAAGAAGTTGGTTTGTATttttacagcacagagaaatgatgtgtttaatgtTCTGCAGTCAGTAAAGAGCAGTGAAGTGAGCTGTGATTATTCACTGATCTCTGACTCGACTGCTCGCTCTCTAATGAGTGATAAATACAATCTGATAC cttttttccCTACACCGACACAGACGTctacaactgaaacatctaCTGCAG GTTTATTTTCTACACTGACACAGACGTctacaactgaaacatctaCAG GTTTATTTCCTGCACCGACACAGACGTCTACAACTGAAACCTTCACTACAG TTTCTACAACTGATCTGATTACCACAAAGCACATAACCACTC aTTTACATCCTGTACCGACGacaccatccacacctacaGAGACATCTACTGCaa TTCTTTATACTCATCTGATCAGAGCGATGACTG GATCTTCTGAGAACCTGCAGGTTTCATCCCTCTGGACGAttggagcagtgtgtgtgcttgtgtctggaGCTTTACTGACTGGATTCAGTATCTTCATCTTCCTCA GGACCGACAGAAGAGGAAG ACCCTGGTGA
- the LOC132837949 gene encoding mucin-2-like isoform X2, whose product MELLVLLIFFHLILDINSQYRPQPQLSVSPEVITLRGSVQLHCHVPDHLKVYQCFFYPETQNTNIKLSPSCQLSVTGSELIRWTGHRSPEALRIICYYTVDKSVHVPSPHSLPAPVTVMYQKPRLSVGYDDQTDDIIFSCEIPESESVAADVSCNLYTGENPQPYLKILSNEKKPSKKLVCIFTAQRNDVFNVLQSVKSSEVSCDYSLISDSTARSLMSDKYNLIPFFPTPTQTSTTETSTAGLFSTLTQTSTTETSTGLFPAPTQTSTTETFTTVSTTDLITTKHITTHLHPVPTTPSTPTETSTARSSENLQVSSLWTIGAVCVLVSGALLTGFSIFIFLRTDRRGRPW is encoded by the exons ATGGAGCTGCTCGTCCTCCTGATCTTCTTCCATCTGATTCTGGACATTAACTCTCAAT atcgtCCTCAGCCCcagctctctgtgtctcctgaAGTTATCACACTGAGAGGATCAGTGCAGCTTCACTGTCATGTTCCAGACCATCTTAAAGTGTATCAGTGTTTTTTCTACCcagagacacaaaacacaaatataaaactCTCTCCATCGTGTCAGCTCTCAGTCACTGGTTCTGAACTGATCAGATGGACAGGACACAGATCTCCTGAAGCACTTCGTATTATTTGTTACTACACTGTGGATAAATCAGTTCATGTTCCTtctcctcactctctcccaGCTCCAGTCACAGTGATGT ATCAGAAACCGAGACTAAGCGTCGGTTATGATGATCAGACTGATGACATCATATTTTCATGTGAAATaccagagtcagagtcagtagCTGCTGATGTTAGCTGTAATCTCTACACTGGAGAAAATCCTCAGCCTTATCTAAAGATCCTAAGCAATGAAAAGAAACCATCTAAGAAGTTGGTTTGTATttttacagcacagagaaatgatgtgtttaatgtTCTGCAGTCAGTAAAGAGCAGTGAAGTGAGCTGTGATTATTCACTGATCTCTGACTCGACTGCTCGCTCTCTAATGAGTGATAAATACAATCTGATAC cttttttccCTACACCGACACAGACGTctacaactgaaacatctaCTGCAG GTTTATTTTCTACACTGACACAGACGTctacaactgaaacatctaCAG GTTTATTTCCTGCACCGACACAGACGTCTACAACTGAAACCTTCACTACAG TTTCTACAACTGATCTGATTACCACAAAGCACATAACCACTC aTTTACATCCTGTACCGACGacaccatccacacctacaGAGACATCTACTGCaa GATCTTCTGAGAACCTGCAGGTTTCATCCCTCTGGACGAttggagcagtgtgtgtgcttgtgtctggaGCTTTACTGACTGGATTCAGTATCTTCATCTTCCTCA GGACCGACAGAAGAGGAAG ACCCTGGTGA